Proteins from a genomic interval of Caldicellulosiruptor diazotrophicus:
- a CDS encoding rhamnogalacturonan lyase family protein, which translates to MKKKVCAFVVLISFLLFNIFGNVFVVKGNNIFDPSNYVLFDGTNFEDGSTWGFTASAGASSTVVTDVYGNKYLEAKGSGSGTRSVVKTFTSSTTKDKVLIIFDWQPMDVSTSANNSEVLISDENNNPLFRLVKKGGTNGAIGYSVGTTGIDLSKVTYINSIDTTQKWLTVHILFDFSAETVSFEIFNKDDPSKYFSAYNLDLKNIIYLNKIKKISIIGNRASGNTLNFTTNIDNIFIYTSTTDAPIQGAKNIVEIVSSYTYNYDFPLGTSINDVISFFPTTLNVKLENNVVVNNVPVSWSCYNYNPNQEGTYQFIGNLIVDGITGVKNDYNITAQINVRLLNLVFIPPQIPGYEAVYATDFGDTITVVPKYWGFSTQNATLNINTSNVKGNSTPKLEFTQINQTGGRVATKSFGETIKGDSILIKLDWYPGLLNDKGTNPYENGGELRLVDSSGNTFWVLNNTRNSPLKLVLGGTVSYMTYFADPEKWYNIEVNCDVLNKLIYTKITDTETSTVVEFTYSIEGIAFDGTLKSMSLVGIRTSGNNITWTTYLDNVWIYNKPIPQNRIINVDKLPYKTVYVNTVQDVSQIGLPSKVTVTLASGQKKEVEVQNWESIGGQRSPDKPGIYTFKGILKEDNTVDNTYGKYAVCYVYNKLPPSKAVRQTEWLNRGLIALKAENGIFISWRLLADEYKKDIKFNIYRNGQKLNITPLTVTNYLDSDGNPGDIYKIETLLNGTKIEEMQVTALDKDYISIPLQKPEDGINEAGESYTYEANDCSVGDLDGDGEYEIIVKWLPSNAIDSSQTGLTGPTIFDAYKLDGTLLWRMNMGLNLTSGAHYNQFLVYDFDGDGRSEFVVKTADGTTVYGTTYGKVDYSKVISVIGDPSKNGAYRFGPSGAFPGKVWGGPEYISIFDGETGKVLDSIEYRYSIEKTGVASWGDTWYNRSDRFLAAVAYLNGTTPSIVFGRGYYARTTFVAYDFINGKLQERWHFDTQEIGGKGEGMGNHNLSVADVDNDGCDEIIAGSLTLDHDGKILYVMDGEMGRELGSHGDALHVGAFFPDREGIQVFGVHEVPAVASLELHDGATGETLQAYFAYKDTGRGVCANIASEPGYEFWGAGDFNDVNKGAGIYNVYGKIISNDCRAAGLPMNFALYWDGDLMQELLDDVSIFKYDETRDKTDIIRTFEGVKSINGTKANPCLQADILGDWREEVIYPTFDNTELRIYSTTIPTQYRIYTLMHDPVYRLGIAWQNIAYNQPPHTSFYLGEDIKDVVLANNLPVKDVYYTNKPKKTDDPEEKLFYKSASDSKVDLYFENSKVKVTIENNDEIIGAKISIKRSNMVNNIPLLSELSSTNNFVEIKKSENIINLPIMVEIEFNSANINGCDVNSLKLYRYNIPAAKWELVNGQILNISKGIVSFVDNVGGIYGIFGVKPIASSGTVTTIITVPQSQATTSTTEAIKEQEKTQKESSKESLQSMPQSQALDKNTFVTNINKDSITNIDIGNQAKITVPPQSVDGNKPVLKVEIMNNYTEKVDVGMPITQPINVNVEGGNIKKPIILEVKIAPEVVKNEKVVVGLVFDSQNKRWIPALTKKNMNSVQVEISKTGVVQIIAAKLQEIYGDISENNWAYNSFSQAISKGIITGYPDLKLKPEKQISYYEAAVILDRAFSLKSAEDIEISKEVPKWAIDAIKKMIDNGIFESQNVSDGLLTRIDAVKFLVRILEQQGITINGDTIQFKDINNPSYIEIISKAYKLGIVKGYPDGTFKPEKSVTRAEFIAMLMRALNNVK; encoded by the coding sequence GTGAAGAAGAAGGTATGTGCTTTTGTTGTTTTGATTTCGTTTTTACTTTTTAATATCTTTGGAAATGTATTTGTTGTAAAGGGCAATAATATTTTTGACCCATCAAACTATGTTTTATTTGATGGGACTAACTTTGAAGATGGTTCAACTTGGGGATTTACTGCAAGTGCGGGCGCAAGTTCAACAGTTGTTACAGATGTTTATGGTAACAAATATTTAGAAGCAAAAGGTTCAGGCAGTGGTACGCGCTCTGTTGTTAAGACGTTTACAAGTTCAACTACAAAAGATAAAGTATTAATAATTTTCGATTGGCAGCCGATGGACGTTTCAACATCAGCAAATAATAGTGAAGTATTGATCAGCGATGAAAATAACAATCCTCTTTTTAGACTAGTAAAAAAAGGTGGGACAAACGGAGCTATAGGATACAGTGTTGGAACAACAGGAATTGATCTTTCAAAAGTTACTTATATCAACTCAATTGACACAACTCAAAAATGGTTAACTGTTCACATTTTATTCGATTTTAGTGCAGAAACAGTTTCGTTTGAGATATTTAACAAAGATGACCCTTCAAAGTATTTTTCAGCATATAACCTTGACTTGAAGAATATAATATATCTAAACAAAATCAAAAAAATATCAATTATTGGAAACAGGGCAAGTGGAAATACTTTGAACTTTACTACAAATATAGATAATATTTTTATATACACCTCTACAACAGATGCTCCGATACAAGGAGCTAAAAATATTGTTGAGATTGTAAGTAGCTACACATACAATTATGATTTTCCTTTGGGTACTTCTATTAATGATGTAATTTCATTTTTCCCTACAACACTTAATGTAAAACTTGAAAATAATGTTGTAGTTAATAATGTGCCAGTGAGCTGGAGTTGTTATAATTATAATCCAAATCAGGAAGGGACATATCAGTTTATTGGCAATCTCATTGTTGACGGGATAACTGGGGTTAAAAATGATTACAATATAACTGCCCAAATTAATGTAAGACTATTAAACCTTGTATTTATTCCACCACAAATTCCGGGTTATGAAGCGGTATATGCAACTGATTTTGGCGATACAATTACAGTTGTTCCGAAGTACTGGGGATTTTCCACTCAAAATGCTACACTTAATATTAATACAAGTAATGTAAAAGGCAACTCAACACCTAAACTGGAATTTACACAAATTAATCAAACAGGTGGACGTGTTGCTACAAAATCTTTTGGTGAAACTATTAAAGGAGATTCAATACTTATTAAGTTAGATTGGTATCCAGGACTACTAAATGATAAAGGAACAAATCCATATGAAAATGGTGGGGAATTAAGACTTGTCGATTCGTCAGGAAACACATTTTGGGTATTAAATAATACAAGAAATTCACCGCTTAAACTTGTATTGGGTGGAACAGTAAGTTATATGACATATTTTGCTGATCCAGAAAAGTGGTACAATATTGAAGTTAATTGTGATGTTTTGAATAAATTAATTTATACAAAAATTACAGATACAGAAACTTCAACTGTCGTAGAATTTACCTATTCAATAGAAGGAATTGCATTTGACGGGACTCTTAAGTCAATGAGTTTAGTTGGTATTAGAACTTCCGGCAATAATATAACATGGACTACTTACTTAGACAATGTATGGATTTACAACAAACCTATACCACAGAACAGAATAATAAATGTTGATAAGTTGCCCTATAAAACTGTATACGTAAATACTGTACAAGATGTATCTCAAATAGGGCTTCCATCAAAGGTTACAGTTACACTTGCGAGTGGTCAAAAAAAGGAAGTTGAAGTACAGAATTGGGAATCCATTGGTGGTCAGAGGTCACCGGATAAGCCGGGTATATATACATTTAAAGGCATATTAAAAGAAGATAACACAGTTGACAACACATATGGGAAGTATGCTGTATGTTATGTCTACAATAAATTACCACCGTCTAAAGCTGTAAGACAAACAGAGTGGCTTAATAGAGGTTTAATTGCTTTAAAAGCAGAAAATGGTATATTTATTAGTTGGAGATTGTTAGCTGATGAATACAAAAAAGATATAAAATTTAATATTTATAGAAATGGACAGAAGTTGAATATAACACCGTTGACAGTAACAAATTATTTAGATTCAGATGGTAATCCAGGAGACATATACAAAATAGAAACCTTATTAAATGGGACAAAAATAGAAGAAATGCAGGTTACAGCACTTGATAAAGACTATATTTCAATACCACTTCAAAAGCCTGAAGATGGGATCAATGAAGCAGGGGAGAGTTACACATATGAAGCAAATGATTGCAGCGTAGGAGATTTAGATGGTGATGGTGAATATGAAATAATTGTTAAATGGTTGCCTTCAAATGCAATTGATAGTTCACAGACAGGGTTAACTGGTCCAACAATCTTCGATGCATATAAACTTGATGGAACGCTGTTGTGGAGAATGAATATGGGACTTAACCTAACATCTGGTGCACATTACAATCAGTTCTTAGTATATGATTTTGATGGAGATGGAAGAAGCGAATTTGTTGTCAAGACCGCTGATGGTACAACCGTTTATGGCACAACATACGGAAAAGTTGATTATAGTAAAGTAATAAGTGTTATCGGAGACCCATCGAAGAACGGTGCATACCGTTTTGGACCAAGTGGTGCATTTCCAGGTAAAGTATGGGGCGGTCCTGAGTATATATCCATTTTTGATGGTGAAACAGGTAAAGTATTGGATAGTATAGAATATAGGTATTCTATAGAAAAAACAGGTGTTGCTTCATGGGGTGACACATGGTATAACAGATCAGATAGATTCTTAGCAGCAGTTGCATATTTAAATGGTACAACACCGTCTATAGTATTTGGAAGAGGATATTATGCAAGAACGACTTTTGTTGCATACGACTTTATCAATGGGAAGTTGCAAGAAAGATGGCATTTTGATACTCAAGAAATTGGCGGCAAAGGTGAAGGCATGGGTAATCACAATCTTTCGGTAGCAGATGTAGATAATGATGGATGCGATGAAATAATTGCTGGGTCATTAACGCTTGACCATGACGGTAAAATCTTGTATGTAATGGATGGAGAAATGGGAAGAGAATTGGGTTCGCATGGCGATGCATTGCATGTAGGTGCATTTTTCCCAGACCGTGAAGGGATTCAGGTATTTGGTGTTCATGAGGTACCTGCTGTAGCTTCGCTTGAGCTTCATGATGGTGCAACTGGCGAAACTTTACAAGCTTACTTTGCTTATAAAGACACAGGACGTGGAGTTTGTGCAAACATAGCTTCTGAGCCAGGTTATGAATTTTGGGGTGCTGGTGATTTCAATGATGTAAACAAAGGTGCAGGTATATATAATGTATATGGCAAGATAATTAGCAATGATTGTCGGGCAGCAGGACTTCCTATGAATTTTGCGCTGTACTGGGATGGGGACCTAATGCAAGAGCTTCTCGATGATGTTAGCATTTTCAAATATGATGAAACAAGAGATAAAACTGATATTATAAGAACTTTTGAAGGTGTAAAAAGTATTAATGGAACTAAAGCAAATCCATGCTTGCAAGCCGATATTTTAGGTGATTGGCGAGAAGAAGTTATATATCCAACATTTGATAATACTGAGCTGAGAATTTATAGCACTACTATACCCACTCAATATAGAATCTATACTCTGATGCATGACCCTGTATACAGACTTGGGATAGCATGGCAGAACATTGCTTACAATCAGCCACCACATACAAGCTTTTATCTTGGTGAGGATATAAAAGATGTTGTCTTGGCGAACAATTTACCAGTTAAAGACGTATATTATACTAATAAGCCGAAGAAAACTGATGACCCAGAAGAAAAATTGTTCTACAAGTCAGCTTCCGATAGTAAAGTAGATTTGTATTTTGAAAACAGCAAAGTTAAAGTAACAATTGAAAATAATGATGAAATAATTGGTGCTAAGATTTCTATAAAACGCTCTAACATGGTCAATAATATCCCGTTGCTTTCTGAATTAAGTAGTACTAATAACTTTGTAGAAATTAAAAAGAGCGAAAATATTATTAACTTACCAATTATGGTAGAGATAGAGTTTAATTCAGCTAACATAAATGGGTGTGATGTAAATTCATTAAAACTTTACAGATACAATATCCCAGCGGCAAAATGGGAGCTTGTGAATGGACAGATACTGAATATTAGTAAGGGCATTGTATCTTTTGTTGATAATGTAGGAGGAATTTATGGGATTTTTGGTGTAAAACCAATTGCATCATCTGGAACAGTAACAACAATTATTACAGTTCCTCAGTCGCAAGCTACAACTTCGACAACCGAAGCAATAAAAGAACAAGAAAAAACACAGAAAGAAAGCTCAAAGGAATCATTACAATCAATGCCTCAATCTCAGGCTTTAGATAAGAATACTTTCGTTACTAATATAAATAAAGACTCTATAACAAACATAGACATAGGTAACCAGGCAAAAATTACAGTACCACCACAGTCTGTAGATGGTAATAAACCAGTTCTCAAAGTAGAAATAATGAATAACTACACAGAAAAAGTAGATGTAGGAATGCCAATTACACAACCTATTAATGTAAACGTCGAAGGTGGAAATATTAAAAAACCAATTATTTTAGAAGTTAAAATAGCACCCGAAGTTGTTAAAAACGAAAAAGTTGTTGTAGGCTTAGTTTTTGATTCCCAGAATAAAAGATGGATACCAGCCTTAACTAAGAAAAATATGAATTCTGTTCAGGTAGAAATTAGTAAAACAGGTGTAGTTCAAATAATAGCTGCAAAATTACAAGAAATTTATGGTGATATAAGTGAAAATAACTGGGCATATAATTCATTCAGTCAAGCAATCTCTAAAGGAATAATCACTGGATATCCTGATTTAAAACTCAAACCTGAAAAACAAATTTCATACTATGAGGCTGCTGTTATATTGGATAGGGCATTTAGCTTGAAATCTGCTGAAGATATTGAAATTTCTAAAGAAGTTCCAAAATGGGCTATAGATGCTATAAAGAAAATGATAGATAATGGAATTTTTGAAAGCCAAAATGTTTCTGATGGGTTGCTAACGCGAATAGATGCTGTGAAATTCTTAGTAAGGATTTTAGAACAGCAAGGAATTACTATCAATGGCGATACTATACAGTTTAAAGATATAAATAATCCTTCATACATTGAAATTATTTCTAAAGCGTACAAATTGGGCATTGTGAAAGGCTATCCAGATGGTACATTTAAGCCAGAAAAATCAGTTACAAGAGCCGAATTCATTGCAATGTTAATGAGAGCCTTAAATAATGTAAAATAA
- a CDS encoding Gfo/Idh/MocA family protein, protein MINTFFYKNSELAIEAMERGIHVYMEKPVALSIEELEELKSVWKQTKVKLSSMLGLRYTPHFWTAYKLINENKIGRIRLIHAQKSYKLGMRPDFYKQRRTYGGTIPWVGIHAIDWIYWLSGKKFKSVFARHSKLYNNDHGELEATAFCSFVMEDEIFATVNIDYLRPNDAPTHDDDRIRVVGTNGIIEVINGKVFLINNETKGVIEVHLESPPIVFLDFINYVRGKDECLVNAEDSFYVTLSSLLARQSADENRVITF, encoded by the coding sequence GTGATTAATACATTTTTTTATAAAAATTCTGAGCTTGCAATTGAGGCTATGGAAAGAGGAATCCACGTATATATGGAAAAACCTGTTGCACTTTCAATAGAAGAACTTGAAGAACTAAAGAGTGTGTGGAAACAAACAAAAGTAAAACTTTCGTCAATGTTGGGATTGCGCTATACACCCCATTTTTGGACTGCTTATAAACTTATAAATGAAAACAAGATAGGTAGAATAAGACTGATACATGCTCAAAAATCTTATAAACTTGGAATGCGACCTGATTTTTACAAACAGAGAAGAACATATGGCGGAACAATTCCCTGGGTTGGGATTCATGCTATTGATTGGATTTATTGGCTAAGTGGCAAGAAATTTAAATCGGTCTTTGCAAGACATTCAAAACTTTATAATAATGATCATGGTGAGCTTGAAGCCACTGCTTTTTGTAGTTTTGTAATGGAAGATGAAATTTTTGCAACTGTAAATATCGACTATTTGCGTCCAAACGATGCACCAACGCACGACGATGACCGAATTAGAGTTGTTGGTACAAATGGAATAATTGAAGTTATAAATGGAAAGGTTTTTTTGATTAATAATGAAACGAAAGGAGTTATAGAAGTTCATTTAGAATCACCACCTATTGTATTTTTAGACTTTATTAACTACGTAAGAGGAAAAGACGAGTGTTTAGTAAATGCTGAAGATAGTTTTTATGTTACTCTTTCTTCATTGCTTGCAAGACAGTCAGCTGACGAAAACAGGGTAATAACATTTTGA
- a CDS encoding IS3 family transposase, with product MKGFWGILSLEMYYSSNFNDCDSLNKVVKILNIDYYNTKRYQK from the coding sequence ATGAAAGGATTCTGGGGGATATTGAGTTTAGAAATGTATTATTCAAGTAATTTTAATGATTGTGATAGTTTGAATAAAGTAGTTAAAATATTAAATATAGATTATTATAACACGAAAAGGTATCAAAAATGA
- a CDS encoding rhamnogalacturonan lyase, whose protein sequence is MLRNKLKKWKKILLSLIVVLSAVITYSIAITPAMAARQMENLNRGLIAIQRSDGVYLSWRMLGTDPSDIGFNIYRNGTRINTNVVTNRTNFLDTGGNSSCTYYIKPVINGAEGTASETVGVWTTNYLTVPLQRPSTSPLGATYSANDCSIADLDGDKEYEIVVKWEPSDAKDPSQDGYTSNVYLDGYELNGTRKWRIDLGINIRAGAHYTQFIVYDFDGDGKAEIACKTADGTRDGTGAIIGDGSKDWRNSAGRILDGPEYLTIFRGTDGKALVTTNYIPPRGTVSSWGDSYGNRVDRFLGGVAYVDGQRPTLIMCRGYYTKTYIVAWNYRNGSLTKVWQFDTGEMNDGYRDNYEGQGNHNLSVGDVDGDGKDEIIYGAMAVNDDGSPMYTTGLGHGDAIHLADIIPSRSGLEVWQCHENTSTGAGASLRDARTGTILLRVTTSSDCGRALAADIDANYPGMEVWAASTVGLYSSNGTKISSTTPPINFAVWWDGDLLRELLDNIYVYKWDPSTNSTTTLLTASGCASNNGTKATPCLTADIFGDWREEIIWRTSDDTALRIYTTTYQCNTKIYTLMHDPQYRISIAWQNVGYNQPPHTSFFIGNGMSTPPTPNIYLVP, encoded by the coding sequence GTGTTAAGAAACAAACTGAAAAAATGGAAGAAAATTTTACTTTCACTTATTGTTGTATTAAGTGCTGTGATAACTTATTCTATAGCCATCACCCCTGCAATGGCTGCTCGCCAAATGGAAAACTTAAATCGAGGTCTAATCGCAATCCAACGTAGTGACGGAGTGTACCTTAGCTGGCGTATGTTAGGAACTGACCCCTCAGATATAGGCTTTAACATTTACCGGAATGGTACAAGGATTAATACAAATGTGGTTACAAACAGAACAAACTTTTTAGATACAGGTGGGAATTCATCATGCACATATTACATTAAGCCAGTCATTAATGGAGCAGAAGGAACGGCTTCAGAAACAGTAGGAGTATGGACAACTAATTATCTGACAGTTCCTTTACAAAGGCCGTCTACTTCACCGTTAGGCGCTACTTATTCCGCCAATGATTGTAGTATTGCTGATCTTGATGGTGATAAAGAATATGAAATTGTTGTCAAGTGGGAACCAAGTGATGCGAAAGATCCGTCTCAAGATGGCTACACCAGCAATGTTTACTTGGATGGATATGAGTTGAATGGCACAAGAAAGTGGAGAATTGATTTGGGAATAAATATTAGAGCAGGCGCTCATTATACCCAGTTTATTGTTTACGATTTTGATGGAGATGGTAAAGCAGAAATTGCATGTAAAACTGCAGATGGTACAAGAGATGGTACAGGTGCTATAATCGGTGACGGCTCAAAAGATTGGAGAAATTCAGCTGGAAGAATATTAGATGGCCCAGAGTATCTGACAATTTTCCGTGGAACTGACGGTAAAGCATTAGTAACAACAAATTATATTCCACCTCGTGGTACCGTCTCTTCATGGGGCGATTCCTATGGAAACCGTGTTGACAGATTCTTAGGCGGGGTAGCATATGTTGATGGGCAAAGGCCTACTTTGATTATGTGTAGAGGATATTATACAAAAACCTATATAGTTGCTTGGAACTACCGAAATGGATCATTAACAAAAGTATGGCAATTTGACACAGGTGAAATGAACGATGGTTATAGAGATAATTATGAAGGCCAAGGCAACCACAATTTAAGTGTAGGAGATGTTGATGGAGATGGAAAAGATGAAATAATTTATGGTGCCATGGCAGTAAATGATGATGGTTCACCAATGTATACAACAGGATTAGGTCATGGAGATGCTATTCATCTTGCTGATATAATACCAAGTCGTAGTGGTTTAGAAGTATGGCAATGTCACGAAAATACTTCAACGGGCGCAGGAGCAAGTTTAAGAGATGCAAGAACCGGAACAATTTTATTGAGAGTTACTACTTCATCAGACTGTGGTCGTGCCTTAGCAGCAGATATCGATGCTAATTATCCTGGCATGGAAGTGTGGGCTGCTTCAACAGTAGGACTATACAGTTCAAACGGCACAAAAATTTCAAGTACTACACCCCCAATAAACTTTGCTGTATGGTGGGATGGAGACTTATTGAGAGAATTGCTTGATAATATTTATGTCTATAAATGGGATCCAAGCACCAATTCTACTACCACCTTACTAACCGCGTCGGGTTGTGCTTCTAACAATGGAACAAAAGCCACACCCTGCCTGACAGCGGATATCTTTGGTGATTGGAGAGAAGAAATTATCTGGAGAACGTCTGATGATACAGCTCTGCGCATATACACAACAACATATCAGTGTAACACAAAAATCTATACACTTATGCATGATCCCCAATATAGAATATCCATTGCATGGCAAAATGTAGGATACAACCAACCGCCACACACAAGTTTCTTCATAGGTAACGGAATGAGTACTCCACCAACACCTAATATTTACTTAGTGCCGTAA
- a CDS encoding response regulator transcription factor: MSIIDFTKREKEIIKLIAEGYSNKEISKVLNISECTVKTYIKMIMLKLQARSRVDIAAYYYKHKEQFLDFH, from the coding sequence ATGTCGATTATCGACTTTACCAAAAGAGAGAAAGAAATAATTAAGCTTATTGCTGAAGGATACAGTAACAAAGAAATATCCAAAGTACTAAATATAAGTGAATGTACAGTGAAGACATATATTAAGATGATTATGTTAAAACTACAAGCAAGAAGCAGAGTAGATATTGCTGCCTATTATTATAAACATAAAGAGCAATTTCTTGATTTTCATTAG
- a CDS encoding helix-turn-helix transcriptional regulator — MVHLCDGNYNFTQRELQILLLLSQGMTNKDIANQLKIKIGTVRNHLKTIYKKLDIDNRNMLIKWTCDHQNWILAMLEKRK; from the coding sequence GTGGTACATTTATGTGATGGAAACTATAATTTTACACAAAGAGAATTACAAATTCTTCTTTTACTTTCTCAAGGAATGACAAATAAAGATATAGCCAATCAACTCAAAATAAAAATTGGGACTGTGCGTAATCATCTTAAAACAATATACAAAAAATTGGATATCGATAATAGAAATATGCTTATAAAATGGACTTGTGATCATCAAAACTGGATTTTGGCTATGTTGGAAAAAAGAAAATAA
- a CDS encoding glycoside hydrolase family 53 protein, producing MEKRIAGWWSLTALIGLAIVILFVVAIIGNYQSSGAATFAKGADVSWLPQMEAKGYKFYDDRGAQKDCLDILKEHGINSIRLRTWVNPSDDPVNGHCSADETVTMAKRAANKGFRIMIDFHYSDSWADPGKQYKPAAWTNYNFNELMNAVYGYTKWVLEKLKSNGVTPEWVQTGNETNDGMLWEDGRASKNMKNFAWLVNCGYDATKAVFPSTKCIVHLSNGYDNSLYRWLFDGLKNNGGKWDVIGMSLYPSTADWQSKNQQCLNNMNDMVSRYGKEVMICEIGMDYTAESTAYNFIVDIINKTRSVSSGKGLGVFYWEPQCYNWAGYTKGCWRTDGRPSSALDAFLK from the coding sequence ATGGAAAAGAGAATAGCTGGATGGTGGAGTTTAACGGCTTTGATTGGCTTGGCAATAGTTATATTGTTTGTTGTAGCTATTATAGGGAATTATCAATCAAGTGGAGCAGCTACATTTGCAAAAGGTGCGGACGTAAGTTGGCTGCCTCAAATGGAAGCAAAAGGTTATAAGTTTTACGATGATAGAGGGGCACAAAAAGATTGTTTGGATATTTTAAAAGAACATGGTATTAATTCTATAAGATTAAGAACATGGGTTAATCCATCTGATGACCCAGTAAATGGGCACTGTAGTGCAGATGAAACTGTTACAATGGCAAAAAGAGCGGCGAACAAAGGATTTAGGATAATGATTGATTTCCATTATAGCGATTCTTGGGCAGATCCAGGTAAACAATATAAACCAGCGGCGTGGACAAATTATAATTTTAATGAACTTATGAATGCAGTTTACGGTTACACAAAATGGGTATTAGAAAAACTCAAAAGCAATGGTGTTACACCAGAGTGGGTTCAGACAGGTAACGAAACAAACGACGGAATGTTGTGGGAAGATGGACGTGCATCAAAAAACATGAAGAACTTTGCTTGGTTGGTTAACTGTGGTTATGATGCAACAAAGGCTGTATTTCCTTCTACTAAATGTATTGTACATCTTTCTAATGGATATGATAATTCGCTGTATAGATGGTTATTCGACGGTTTGAAGAATAATGGTGGCAAATGGGATGTTATTGGAATGTCTCTCTATCCTTCTACGGCTGATTGGCAATCAAAAAATCAACAATGCTTAAACAATATGAATGATATGGTTTCCCGTTATGGGAAAGAAGTAATGATTTGTGAGATAGGAATGGACTACACTGCAGAGTCCACAGCTTATAACTTTATTGTAGATATCATTAACAAAACTCGCTCTGTAAGTAGTGGTAAAGGCCTTGGAGTCTTCTACTGGGAGCCACAATGTTACAATTGGGCAGGATACACAAAGGGTTGCTGGAGAACTGATGGCAGACCAAGCAGTGCATTGGATGCTTTCCTAAAATAA